A single Pseudoalteromonas phenolica DNA region contains:
- the wzy gene encoding O-antigen polysaccharide polymerase Wzy codes for MLLLRNIFIDGLLVLASLFLYYFFAINIFVDLEISFILLTVVYCRCLIVALSLGSTASLYFLFLGCFFIFILGGRYFGFSDINLAYTVAGLNLISDELISKSFIFYSLVLSLINFSYVSSFEKGRTAKQCAPRLGFDKLSFDIGRICFFIFAPGTFIKFYLEFKFISEFGYYAYYSEGVNAPFWVDVSRYLFVISFAILVSANAQWQRVRIYFSLFLIFAIAFLLLGVRSSFVLYTSVLYFVYYNCYPNRPPKISTLFFVFILMISLLLFVQFYRQGWHFELSDNNLLSYFFISQSNSFYMLPFTMENLDKFTSDFSVFSPISPEAAIYRSQNVERLNELGLLGDVISYHVLGDKLFSQGKGLGGNFVAELYQSGIIVTLIMCVFIGRVIAVFQRDILYNRYFLLVSLIVISNVAYMSRSSLFRNFSLLAILTIVFIVLSIFKYAIKKSKSKFK; via the coding sequence ATGCTGCTTCTTAGAAACATATTTATTGATGGGTTGTTAGTTTTAGCTTCGCTCTTTTTATACTATTTCTTTGCAATTAATATTTTTGTTGATTTAGAAATTAGTTTTATCTTGCTAACGGTTGTTTACTGTCGTTGCTTGATAGTTGCACTCAGTCTTGGTAGTACTGCAAGCCTATACTTTTTGTTTTTAGGTTGCTTCTTTATATTTATTCTAGGCGGTAGATACTTTGGCTTTTCTGATATAAATCTAGCCTATACAGTCGCAGGACTAAATTTAATTAGTGATGAACTTATTAGCAAATCTTTTATTTTTTATTCATTAGTGTTAAGTCTTATAAATTTTTCTTATGTTTCGTCTTTTGAAAAGGGGCGAACTGCTAAGCAATGCGCACCAAGATTAGGGTTTGATAAACTATCTTTCGATATAGGTCGGATTTGTTTTTTTATTTTCGCTCCAGGTACGTTTATTAAGTTTTATCTTGAATTCAAATTCATTAGTGAGTTTGGATATTATGCCTATTATTCTGAGGGAGTGAATGCGCCGTTTTGGGTAGATGTTTCTAGATATTTGTTTGTAATTTCATTTGCTATTTTGGTTTCAGCTAATGCGCAATGGCAGCGTGTCAGAATTTATTTCTCTCTATTTCTTATATTTGCTATAGCATTTTTGTTGCTTGGCGTCAGAAGCTCTTTTGTATTGTATACGTCAGTTCTATATTTTGTTTATTACAATTGTTATCCAAATCGTCCTCCTAAGATTTCAACGTTGTTTTTTGTCTTTATTCTTATGATTTCACTCTTGCTTTTTGTTCAATTTTATAGGCAAGGGTGGCATTTTGAATTGTCTGATAATAACTTACTATCTTATTTCTTCATATCGCAAAGCAATAGCTTTTATATGTTACCTTTTACTATGGAAAACCTAGATAAATTCACCTCAGATTTTAGTGTTTTTTCTCCTATATCTCCTGAGGCCGCCATTTATAGATCTCAGAATGTAGAAAGGTTAAATGAGTTGGGATTACTTGGAGATGTTATAAGTTACCATGTACTTGGTGATAAGCTATTTAGTCAGGGGAAAGGATTAGGAGGCAACTTTGTAGCTGAACTCTATCAGTCAGGTATAATTGTTACGTTGATCATGTGTGTCTTTATTGGAAGAGTTATAGCTGTATTCCAGAGAGACATTCTCTACAATCGTTATTTTTTATTGGTTAGCTTGATAGTTATAAGTAACGTAGCTTATATGTCTAGAAGTTCACTTTTTAGGAATTTTTCTTTGCTAGCAATATTAACAATTGTGTTCATAGTTTTATCAATCTTTAAGTACGCGATAAAAAAATCTAAAAGTAAGTTTAAATAG
- a CDS encoding glycosyltransferase: protein MHTPDFSVLCSLYYKEQPDFLNACLESISNQTLLPSEVVIVHDGPLTGELYKVLNRWKVQLPLKEVILKENVGLGKALNIGLESCSHELVIRVDTDDINLPHRFYEQVEFMQSNPDVAVSSGHIEEFHHCPTSPSNIRKVPVQNLKVQSLKRNPINHMACIFLKSKIIAAGGYKHLMFMEDYYLWLRVLANGLKIKNLNKVLVKARTGNGMLERRRGIVYAKSELKLMKSIYKLGLTKNPIILSRFILRSGSRLLPKQALKLVYKTQRK from the coding sequence ATGCACACTCCAGATTTTTCTGTTCTTTGTTCTTTATATTACAAAGAACAGCCTGACTTTCTAAATGCTTGCCTTGAAAGCATTTCAAATCAAACCCTTTTGCCTTCTGAAGTTGTCATAGTGCATGATGGACCTCTGACTGGTGAACTTTACAAAGTGCTAAATCGCTGGAAAGTACAACTGCCGTTAAAAGAAGTGATTCTTAAAGAAAACGTTGGATTAGGTAAAGCTCTAAATATTGGACTAGAGTCTTGTTCGCATGAACTTGTTATTCGTGTAGATACTGACGATATTAACCTTCCACATAGATTTTATGAACAAGTGGAGTTTATGCAAAGCAACCCTGATGTAGCAGTATCAAGTGGCCATATTGAAGAGTTTCACCACTGCCCAACATCTCCTAGCAACATTAGAAAGGTTCCAGTTCAAAATTTAAAAGTACAAAGCCTTAAACGCAATCCGATCAATCATATGGCTTGTATTTTTTTAAAAAGTAAAATTATTGCTGCTGGCGGCTATAAGCATCTGATGTTTATGGAAGACTATTACTTATGGCTAAGGGTTTTAGCTAATGGTTTAAAGATAAAAAACTTGAACAAAGTTTTAGTTAAAGCTCGCACTGGTAATGGAATGCTTGAAAGACGAAGAGGAATAGTTTATGCCAAAAGTGAGCTTAAGCTAATGAAAAGCATTTATAAATTAGGTTTAACTAAAAACCCAATAATTCTTTCTCGCTTCATTCTGAGAAGCGGCTCACGACTCCTTCCAAAACAAGCATTAAAGCTTGTATATAAAACACAAAGAAAATAG
- a CDS encoding sugar transferase, with protein sequence MSYSLSKESSQVSNGVDPKLLKNNDQHALRGTSIDADNDNGNNINIDQTHKVRPLSQKSDSLYVFCPEEFTPLIIQVLKKHKNLNFHINDFSARKFKNLKICHFKSEHLSQKQKNFLIEATEFGAKVEPLVSFLDRNLGYTEVELLHSGYFLHQKAFSILSSKRNLFFKRVIDLMFVFLLSLVAIPVGLVTAIFIKLESAGPIFYKQRRTGLYNKEFKVIKFRSMRNDAEKQGAQWASSNDCRVTKVGKFIRKTRIDELPQLINVLKNEMSMVGPRPEREHFIVQLEKEIPFYRFRHAVKPGITGLAQVKYPYGASINDAVWKHKFDIYYIKHQTLMTDLKILFLTIKTVLFGKGQ encoded by the coding sequence ATGTCATATAGTCTGAGTAAAGAGTCTAGTCAAGTTAGTAATGGAGTTGATCCTAAACTACTCAAAAACAATGACCAACATGCTTTAAGGGGTACATCAATTGATGCTGATAATGATAATGGAAATAACATTAACATAGATCAAACTCATAAAGTAAGGCCTCTTTCTCAAAAAAGCGATTCGTTATATGTTTTTTGCCCTGAAGAATTCACCCCTCTTATTATTCAGGTACTAAAGAAGCACAAAAACTTAAATTTTCACATTAATGATTTTTCGGCGCGTAAATTTAAAAACCTTAAGATTTGCCATTTTAAGAGTGAGCACTTGTCTCAAAAACAAAAAAACTTTTTGATCGAAGCCACTGAGTTCGGCGCAAAAGTTGAACCTCTTGTAAGTTTTTTAGATCGAAACTTAGGTTATACAGAAGTTGAGCTGTTGCATAGCGGTTATTTTTTACATCAGAAGGCATTTTCTATACTTTCAAGCAAAAGAAACCTTTTCTTTAAAAGGGTAATTGACCTGATGTTTGTTTTTTTACTCTCTCTAGTCGCCATACCTGTTGGCTTAGTTACAGCCATATTTATTAAACTCGAATCAGCGGGTCCCATTTTCTACAAACAACGTAGAACAGGTCTATATAATAAAGAATTCAAAGTTATTAAATTCCGCTCTATGAGAAATGATGCAGAAAAGCAAGGAGCCCAATGGGCATCTAGCAATGATTGTAGAGTGACAAAAGTCGGAAAATTCATTCGTAAAACTCGTATTGATGAGTTACCGCAATTAATTAATGTTTTAAAAAATGAAATGTCAATGGTAGGCCCTCGTCCTGAACGAGAACATTTCATTGTTCAACTTGAAAAAGAAATTCCATTTTACCGCTTTAGACACGCTGTTAAGCCAGGGATTACAGGTTTAGCACAGGTAAAATATCCTTATGGCGCATCAATTAACGATGCGGTTTGGAAGCATAAGTTCGACATTTACTATATTAAGCACCAAACTCTCATGACAGATCTAAAAATACTCTTCCTTACTATAAAAACTGTATTATTTGGTAAAGGTCAATAG
- a CDS encoding polysaccharide export protein, whose protein sequence is MAQSYKTFIASACFLAMSGCTIIPGGHFEGLKQGEETENLERELEKVNIQLIDSALIKQQKNVSQTRTSISTAGLDLSNYEYKLGVGDVLTIGVWDHPELTIPAAVQRTAEFDGFRVQADGTITYAYAPNVPAAGKTVAEVREELVKRLSRVIEDPQIDVKVVGFRSQKAYVTGEVKKPGVYPVTETPLTLIDALNQAGGLNERADWKVVTFTRGNESEVIRLDDFYSKGDISQNRLLQHGDIVHVTRNDQRNVYVLGDVKRAGKVEVNRYGLNLAEALSEVGGIEERSADANGIFVLRKRDLEKDGVIADVYQLHAKNVAALVLAEQFELDPQDIVYVTSAPLARWNKVISLLLPALTTVDRLQDIDNQ, encoded by the coding sequence ATGGCGCAAAGCTATAAAACTTTCATTGCTTCAGCATGTTTTCTGGCAATGAGTGGCTGTACAATTATACCAGGCGGCCATTTTGAAGGACTAAAGCAAGGTGAAGAAACTGAAAACCTTGAAAGGGAGTTAGAAAAAGTCAATATCCAACTCATAGATTCAGCCCTTATCAAGCAGCAAAAAAACGTCTCTCAAACAAGAACATCTATCTCGACTGCTGGCCTTGATCTTTCTAATTATGAATACAAACTCGGTGTTGGCGATGTGTTAACCATTGGCGTTTGGGATCATCCTGAGCTGACAATTCCAGCTGCAGTTCAGCGTACAGCTGAGTTCGATGGTTTTCGTGTTCAGGCTGATGGTACCATCACCTATGCTTACGCTCCCAACGTACCTGCAGCAGGAAAAACAGTTGCAGAAGTAAGAGAGGAGCTGGTTAAACGCTTAAGTCGCGTGATTGAAGATCCACAAATCGACGTAAAAGTAGTCGGCTTTAGAAGCCAAAAAGCGTACGTAACTGGTGAAGTGAAAAAGCCAGGTGTTTACCCGGTCACTGAAACGCCATTGACCTTAATTGATGCTTTAAATCAAGCCGGTGGTTTAAACGAGCGGGCTGACTGGAAAGTAGTCACTTTTACACGTGGTAACGAGAGCGAAGTAATTCGTTTAGATGATTTTTATTCCAAAGGTGACATTTCGCAAAACCGCTTGTTACAGCATGGTGACATTGTTCATGTAACACGTAACGACCAAAGAAATGTGTATGTACTAGGTGATGTAAAGCGTGCTGGTAAGGTTGAAGTTAATCGTTATGGCTTGAATCTAGCTGAAGCGCTTAGTGAAGTGGGTGGTATTGAAGAACGTTCGGCAGATGCTAACGGTATTTTTGTGCTTCGAAAACGTGACCTCGAAAAAGATGGGGTTATCGCTGACGTATATCAACTTCACGCAAAAAATGTTGCTGCGTTAGTATTGGCAGAGCAATTCGAATTAGATCCACAAGATATTGTTTATGTCACAAGCGCGCCATTAGCTCGTTGGAACAAAGTTATTAGTCTATTGTTACCTGCGCTAACGACCGTTGATAGATTACAAGATATAGATAACCAGTAG
- a CDS encoding low molecular weight protein-tyrosine-phosphatase, whose translation MFDSVLMVCAGNICRSPTAEYVLKSKLAGKNVKVSSAGLTALEGKSADSFARELALQYGVDMSEHKGQQISTSLVTHNSVILVMEKRHLEDLCTRYPQARGKTFLLGKWLGDKEVPDPYRQSREAFEHVYELIDSACSAWQKYL comes from the coding sequence ATGTTCGATAGTGTTTTAATGGTATGTGCAGGTAATATTTGCCGAAGTCCTACCGCTGAATATGTTTTAAAAAGCAAGTTAGCGGGCAAAAATGTCAAAGTTAGCTCTGCAGGGTTAACTGCGCTTGAAGGCAAGTCAGCAGATAGCTTTGCACGAGAGTTAGCGTTGCAATATGGCGTTGATATGTCAGAGCACAAAGGCCAGCAAATTAGCACCAGTCTTGTGACTCATAACAGTGTAATCTTGGTCATGGAGAAGCGTCACCTAGAAGACTTATGTACCCGTTACCCTCAAGCGCGCGGTAAAACATTCCTACTTGGTAAATGGTTAGGCGACAAAGAAGTACCAGACCCTTATCGACAAAGCCGTGAAGCCTTTGAACATGTCTACGAATTAATCGATAGCGCGTGCAGCGCTTGGCAGAAGTATTTATAA
- a CDS encoding polysaccharide biosynthesis tyrosine autokinase: MNAQSHLLSGSQQKQASEQAQEIDLMALFGALLDRKWFIIAVTVLFMIIGVAVAVFSTPIYQATAMIQVEEKGGSVPGFDELGGMFESTSAAVTEIELLKSRSILGEAVDSLKLDIVAEPKLFPVIGGRAFRKYAPIQEGDLAEPSFGASSYAWGGEKIEIFKFEVPKNAIGTNFVLVALANNRFELLNDNGESILEGKVGEDVSNGAFSLTLKTLSARPDTEFLLVKRDRLNTILDLQAAIGASEKGKDSGIINLSLQNASAEYAETVLNKVAGTYVRRNVERNSAEAQKSLDFLEYQLPQVKKQLEAAEQRFNDYQVKQQSVDISLETEGVLRQLVKLETQVQELELKKLELGRKFKQSHPSYQAAVEQIEAVENQKRRLAAEVQVLPETQQELLRLTRDVEVNNEIYTLLLAKTQELDIVRAGTVGNVRVIDLAEVNTSKPVKPRKALIVVIATLLGSMLAVSIVLIQKAIHKGIEDPSEIEALGLPVYASVPYSEYQVKLTGFAKARKGKTAKAKSILAMDNPADLSIEALRSLRTSLHFAMMEAKNNVIAISGPSPGVGKSFISVNLATVLAQSDKKVLIIDADMRKGYLQTQFGMQWDNGLSDYLSGIINLEQAVKHSQVEGLDVMTRGQIPPNPSELLMHENFSKLVDEVSVKYDLVIIDTPPILAVTDPAIVSTHAGSTLLVTRFGQNHVKELELTRNRFEQNGIDVKGVVFNGVVKKASNAYGYYGYYNYEYKSDK, encoded by the coding sequence ATGAATGCTCAATCACACCTATTAAGTGGCTCGCAGCAAAAACAAGCCTCAGAACAAGCGCAAGAAATTGACTTAATGGCTTTATTTGGTGCTTTACTTGACCGTAAGTGGTTCATTATTGCCGTTACAGTCTTATTTATGATAATTGGTGTCGCGGTTGCGGTATTTAGTACTCCGATTTATCAAGCGACAGCCATGATACAGGTTGAAGAAAAAGGTGGATCAGTCCCTGGTTTTGATGAACTGGGCGGAATGTTTGAAAGTACATCTGCTGCTGTGACTGAGATCGAACTTTTAAAATCTCGAAGTATACTTGGTGAAGCTGTCGACAGCCTAAAACTAGATATTGTCGCCGAACCAAAACTATTTCCAGTTATTGGTGGCAGAGCATTCCGCAAATATGCGCCAATTCAAGAGGGTGATTTAGCTGAGCCAAGTTTTGGAGCATCCAGCTACGCATGGGGTGGTGAGAAAATTGAAATATTTAAATTTGAAGTGCCTAAAAATGCAATTGGTACTAACTTTGTTTTAGTTGCATTAGCTAACAATCGATTTGAATTACTTAATGATAATGGTGAAAGCATTTTAGAAGGTAAGGTAGGTGAAGATGTGTCAAATGGTGCTTTTTCATTGACATTGAAAACACTAAGCGCTCGTCCAGACACAGAGTTTTTGCTTGTTAAGCGTGACCGTTTAAATACCATTCTTGATCTGCAAGCTGCCATCGGTGCGAGTGAAAAAGGTAAAGATTCAGGCATTATCAACCTAAGCCTACAAAATGCCAGCGCTGAATATGCTGAGACTGTACTAAACAAAGTCGCTGGTACTTATGTACGTAGAAACGTTGAACGAAACAGTGCAGAAGCGCAAAAATCTTTAGACTTTTTAGAATATCAGCTCCCGCAAGTTAAAAAACAATTAGAAGCCGCTGAACAACGCTTTAATGATTACCAGGTTAAACAACAATCAGTTGATATAAGTTTGGAAACAGAGGGGGTATTAAGGCAGCTCGTTAAACTCGAAACACAAGTGCAAGAGCTTGAACTAAAAAAGCTCGAACTTGGTCGTAAGTTTAAGCAAAGCCACCCAAGCTATCAGGCTGCTGTTGAACAAATTGAAGCGGTTGAAAATCAAAAACGCCGTTTAGCAGCAGAAGTACAGGTATTACCAGAAACCCAACAAGAGCTATTGCGCTTAACCCGTGACGTTGAAGTTAACAACGAGATTTACACTTTGTTGCTAGCTAAAACACAGGAGTTAGATATTGTACGTGCAGGTACAGTTGGTAACGTGCGTGTAATTGATCTTGCAGAGGTAAATACCTCAAAACCTGTCAAGCCAAGAAAAGCTTTAATAGTTGTAATAGCGACCTTGTTAGGTAGTATGTTAGCAGTTTCAATTGTGCTTATTCAAAAAGCAATTCATAAAGGGATTGAAGATCCTAGTGAAATTGAAGCTTTAGGTTTACCTGTATATGCTAGTGTGCCTTATTCAGAATATCAGGTTAAACTAACAGGATTTGCAAAAGCGCGTAAAGGAAAAACTGCCAAAGCAAAATCAATACTTGCCATGGATAACCCAGCAGACCTTTCAATTGAAGCGCTGCGGAGCTTGCGCACAAGCCTTCATTTCGCCATGATGGAAGCAAAGAATAATGTAATTGCCATTTCAGGCCCTAGTCCTGGTGTAGGTAAATCATTTATTTCAGTAAACTTAGCTACTGTACTCGCACAAAGCGACAAAAAAGTGCTTATTATCGACGCTGATATGCGTAAAGGTTATCTGCAAACACAATTTGGTATGCAGTGGGATAATGGTCTAAGTGATTATTTGTCTGGAATAATAAATCTAGAGCAAGCTGTTAAGCATAGCCAAGTTGAAGGGTTAGATGTAATGACCCGTGGTCAAATACCTCCCAACCCATCTGAGCTTCTAATGCATGAAAACTTCTCAAAATTAGTTGATGAGGTAAGTGTTAAATACGACCTAGTAATTATTGATACACCACCGATTTTAGCGGTAACAGACCCTGCAATTGTAAGTACACACGCAGGAAGCACCTTGCTTGTAACACGATTTGGTCAAAACCATGTTAAAGAGCTGGAGCTTACTCGTAACCGCTTTGAACAAAACGGTATTGATGTAAAAGGTGTTGTGTTTAACGGTGTTGTTAAGAAAGCAAGTAATGCATATGGTTACTATGGGTATTACAATTATGAATATAAATCAGATAAGTAA
- the rfbA gene encoding glucose-1-phosphate thymidylyltransferase RfbA has product MDIVVNTKGIVLAGGSGTRLYPLTKVVSKQLMPIYDKPMVYYPIATLMNAGIKDILIITTPIEQSKFKTLLGDGREWGISIEYVAQPSPEGLAQAFLLGEDFIGDANVALILGDNLFYGHDLVKSLQAAVNRPVGGTVFGYHVANPKAYGVVEFDDAGKAISIEEKPVIPKSNYAVPGLYFFDNKVVEYAKNVKPSARGELEITDVIEQYLEAGTLNVEIMGRGTAWLDTGTHDSLLQAAQFIETIEKRQGLKVNCPEEVAYRMGYITEQQLRDIAQPLRKSGYGEYLLGLLEQKVFS; this is encoded by the coding sequence ATGGACATTGTAGTGAATACAAAAGGTATAGTTTTAGCCGGCGGTAGTGGAACACGTTTATACCCATTAACTAAGGTAGTCAGTAAGCAACTGATGCCGATTTACGATAAACCAATGGTGTATTATCCAATAGCAACGTTAATGAACGCAGGTATAAAAGATATACTTATCATAACAACACCAATAGAACAATCAAAATTTAAAACTCTCTTAGGTGATGGTCGAGAGTGGGGCATCAGTATTGAATATGTTGCTCAACCATCACCAGAGGGTTTAGCCCAAGCTTTTTTGCTAGGTGAGGATTTTATTGGTGATGCAAATGTGGCACTGATTCTTGGTGATAACCTTTTTTATGGTCATGATTTGGTTAAGTCACTTCAAGCAGCAGTAAATCGACCTGTAGGTGGTACTGTGTTTGGTTATCATGTAGCAAACCCAAAAGCATACGGTGTAGTTGAGTTCGATGATGCCGGCAAAGCAATTTCCATTGAAGAAAAACCAGTAATACCAAAATCAAACTATGCTGTACCTGGATTATACTTTTTTGACAATAAAGTTGTGGAATACGCGAAAAATGTGAAACCTTCAGCACGAGGTGAATTAGAAATTACCGATGTTATTGAACAGTATCTTGAAGCTGGCACGCTGAATGTTGAAATTATGGGACGTGGTACAGCGTGGTTAGATACAGGTACGCATGACAGTTTATTACAAGCTGCGCAATTCATTGAGACAATAGAAAAGCGCCAAGGTTTAAAAGTTAATTGTCCAGAAGAAGTTGCTTACCGAATGGGTTATATAACAGAGCAACAGCTTCGAGATATAGCGCAACCATTAAGAAAAAGTGGCTATGGTGAATACCTACTTGGTTTGCTGGAACAGAAGGTGTTTTCATGA
- the rfbC gene encoding dTDP-4-dehydrorhamnose 3,5-epimerase: MNIIETAIPDVKILEPKVFGDDRGFFMETFREEWFRGNVADVTFVQDNHSKSSQGILRGLHYQTEQTQGKLVRVTQGEVYDVAVDMRKDSPTFGKHVGVLLSAENKRQLWVPEGFAHGFYVTTESAEFVYKCTNYYAPQFEQSVLWNDPALDIQWPLVNGQSPLLSEKDKAGLLLVDAPVF; the protein is encoded by the coding sequence ATGAATATAATTGAGACAGCCATCCCAGATGTAAAGATTCTTGAGCCAAAAGTATTTGGCGATGACAGAGGCTTTTTCATGGAAACCTTCAGAGAAGAGTGGTTTAGAGGAAATGTTGCTGACGTTACATTTGTACAAGATAATCACAGTAAATCTTCACAAGGTATTTTACGTGGTCTGCATTATCAAACTGAACAAACCCAAGGTAAGTTAGTTCGAGTCACGCAAGGTGAAGTTTACGATGTCGCTGTTGATATGAGAAAAGATAGCCCAACGTTTGGTAAGCATGTTGGCGTGTTATTAAGTGCTGAAAACAAGCGCCAATTATGGGTACCAGAAGGGTTTGCCCATGGTTTTTACGTCACAACCGAGTCAGCAGAATTTGTATACAAATGTACAAATTACTATGCGCCGCAGTTCGAACAGAGTGTGTTGTGGAACGACCCAGCGTTAGATATTCAATGGCCTTTAGTAAATGGTCAATCTCCGCTTTTATCTGAAAAAGACAAAGCAGGCCTTTTGTTAGTTGATGCACCAGTATTTTAA
- the rfbB gene encoding dTDP-glucose 4,6-dehydratase encodes MSKTIFVTGGAGFIGSALVRYLINETAHTVINFDKLTYAGNLESLRSIEDNERYHFIQGDICDRAKVSAVFNQYQPDFIMHLAAESHVDRSIDGPGEFIQTNVVGTYELLEAARSYYNDLADDKKASFRFHHISTDEVYGDLGETGLFTEETSYEPSSPYSASKAASDHLVRAWHRTYDLPVVLTNCSNNYGPYHFPEKLIPLIILNALEGKQLPVYGDGKQVRDWLFVEDHARALYKVVSEGKLGETYNIGGFNEKQNIEVVTTICNHLNHLIEDKPANLSDFNDLVTFVADRPGHDVRYAIDATKINKVLGWHPEETFETGILKTIQWYLDNQEWCKNVQDGSYKRERLGHF; translated from the coding sequence ATGAGTAAAACAATTTTTGTCACAGGTGGTGCAGGTTTCATTGGCTCAGCACTGGTACGTTACTTAATTAACGAAACAGCCCACACAGTGATTAATTTTGATAAATTAACTTACGCAGGAAACTTAGAGTCGCTGCGCTCGATTGAAGATAATGAACGCTATCACTTTATCCAAGGTGATATCTGTGACAGAGCAAAAGTATCAGCTGTTTTCAATCAATATCAGCCAGATTTTATCATGCACCTTGCTGCTGAAAGCCATGTAGACCGCTCAATTGATGGCCCTGGTGAGTTTATTCAAACAAATGTAGTAGGCACCTATGAATTGCTTGAAGCGGCTCGTAGTTACTACAATGATTTAGCTGATGACAAAAAAGCAAGCTTCCGCTTCCACCATATTTCAACAGATGAAGTGTATGGTGATTTAGGTGAAACAGGCTTATTCACAGAAGAAACTTCTTATGAGCCAAGCTCACCTTACTCAGCCTCCAAAGCAGCGTCTGATCACTTAGTCAGAGCATGGCACCGTACTTATGATTTGCCAGTTGTTTTAACTAACTGCTCAAATAATTATGGTCCATACCATTTCCCTGAAAAACTTATTCCACTAATAATCCTTAATGCTTTAGAAGGTAAGCAATTACCAGTTTATGGTGACGGTAAGCAAGTCAGAGACTGGTTATTTGTTGAAGACCATGCACGAGCGCTTTATAAAGTGGTCTCAGAAGGCAAACTAGGTGAAACGTATAATATTGGCGGCTTTAATGAAAAGCAGAATATTGAAGTTGTCACCACGATTTGTAACCACTTAAATCATTTAATCGAAGATAAGCCTGCGAATTTATCAGACTTCAATGACTTAGTTACTTTTGTTGCAGACAGACCCGGTCATGATGTTCGCTATGCGATAGATGCGACGAAAATAAATAAAGTGCTAGGTTGGCACCCAGAAGAGACGTTTGAAACGGGTATTTTAAAAACCATTCAATGGTATTTAGATAACCAAGAGTGGTGTAAAAATGTTCAAGATGGTTCTTATAAAAGAGAAAGGTTAGGCCATTTTTAA